In the Coleofasciculus chthonoplastes PCC 7420 genome, one interval contains:
- a CDS encoding sulfite exporter TauE/SafE family protein — translation MTPTQLLIFASAGLFAGILAGFLGIGGGTVLVPLLVTLGYDYQQAVATSTLSIVITAISGTVQNWRLGNIDFKRIIAIGFPAIITAPIGAYLTELFADYWLKAAFGLLLLINIYLVRLRKRLKAREKQDSLETVTPRQIPHSKSQAALARISTGSTAGLLAGVFGVGGGVILVPLQILLLGESIKTAIQTSLGVIVITAISACVGHAVQGNVLWIEGLLLGTGGLLGVQISTRFLPKLPDQVVSLAFSALLAILAIYFFWQAWQSYS, via the coding sequence ATGACACCGACCCAGTTATTAATTTTCGCATCGGCTGGCTTATTCGCCGGAATCCTAGCCGGCTTTTTGGGAATCGGTGGCGGTACAGTTCTTGTACCTTTATTAGTAACCTTAGGATATGACTATCAACAAGCCGTTGCCACAAGTACCCTGTCAATTGTCATTACAGCGATTTCGGGTACGGTGCAGAATTGGCGGCTGGGTAACATAGATTTTAAACGCATCATTGCCATTGGCTTTCCAGCTATTATAACAGCGCCAATTGGTGCTTATTTAACAGAATTATTTGCCGACTACTGGTTAAAAGCGGCATTTGGACTATTACTCCTAATTAATATTTACTTAGTTCGACTCCGCAAACGTTTGAAAGCTAGAGAAAAGCAAGACTCTCTCGAAACAGTAACTCCCCGACAAATTCCGCACTCAAAAAGTCAAGCAGCATTAGCCAGAATTAGCACAGGAAGTACCGCAGGCTTACTCGCTGGTGTATTTGGTGTGGGTGGTGGTGTGATTCTAGTTCCCTTGCAAATTTTACTCTTGGGAGAGAGCATTAAAACGGCAATTCAGACGAGTTTAGGGGTGATTGTGATTACCGCAATTTCGGCTTGTGTTGGTCATGCTGTACAAGGGAATGTGTTATGGATTGAGGGATTACTTCTGGGTACAGGGGGTTTATTGGGAGTGCAAATTAGTACCCGTTTTTTGCCTAAATTACCAGATCAGGTAGTCAGTTTAGCATTTAGTGCATTACTGGCTATCTTAGCCATTTACTTTTTCTGGCAGGCATGGCAAAGTTATAGCTGA